From Candidatus Neomarinimicrobiota bacterium:
ACCACCAGTTTCAGTAGGTATTTCAAATTTTAGTTTATCATAGATCTCGTAGGGTTCATCGATACGAACATCGTTCTTGAAGCCACAAGCACGGAGGGGGGGGCCAACCACGCCCCATTCATGCGCTTTGGTCGGGTCAATATAGCCCACACCCTGGGCCCGTTTCTGGAAAACAGCATTGTTAAACATGAGGTTATCGATATCCGGCAACCTGCCTTCCAGATAATCCAAAGTTTTCAGGACCCGATCGGTAAAACCCGTCGGTAGATCACGGCGGACACCCCCTGGCCAGATGTACATGTGATAGACCCGACCACCGGTCAATTCTTCAAAAAGATCCAAAATATAGTCACGGTCTCCCACCGTCCATTGGGGCATGGTGTAGAGACCGGCAGATCCATTTTGACCACCAAACCATAGACCAAAGGAGGCCAAACGAGCTAATTCAAGCACCATGACCCGAATATATTGTGCTCTTTCGGGCACTTCACGTCCTTCGATCTCTTCTACGGCCCGAGCAAGATTCTCTTCATTGGGATCGGGTTCAGGTACACAGATACGGCAAACGA
This genomic window contains:
- a CDS encoding NADH-quinone oxidoreductase subunit D, which produces VCRICVPEPDPNEENLARAVEEIEGREVPERAQYIRVMVLELARLASFGLWFGGQNGSAGLYTMPQWTVGDRDYILDLFEELTGGRVYHMYIWPGGVRRDLPTGFTDRVLKTLDYLEGRLPDIDNLMFNNAVFQKRAQGVGYIDPTKAHEWGVVGPPLRACGFKNDVRIDEPYEIYDKLKFEIPTETGGDVWARALVRRREYEQSISIIRQVIEKMPGGEYYNKVPNPLTWTIPPGDAYVKTESVRGEFGYYVVSDGSMKPRRVHVRGPAYVHAVTLLERILEGANIADVSFIMNSMGTCPPEIER